From Anas platyrhynchos isolate ZD024472 breed Pekin duck chromosome 16, IASCAAS_PekinDuck_T2T, whole genome shotgun sequence, a single genomic window includes:
- the ANHX gene encoding anomalous homeobox protein isoform X2 → MKRFMAMLSRNKHKDPPPTKLLDLAGQLCRDLQSSFPNLEKLVGAVMRCKQKMHFLTNIHVVRACVFVHIRNGQHDTACRLLECCRAEEKEELVQLWHEIHYHRIMEKHHRDFLTPLQKFRCRKRNPPPISLCPEGLKNRNYSNEVRQQLYKFAAEVTTNPNKKQREGLAQDMNLQPAQVYNWFANYRRRQKSRICREEKLNYLCPEGTLMHHAKDQQNRGSYTPQTAGGSYVGIGSEQTEINLMPCDPGWEQAATDMDKSPEGMYLKMLESSFIQSSALCEPRTSKALMTHITEQPVAFFSEAVLEPGTCFNSTVFQPREAASSIDAGPQLDNFVVCSCGSLIFPGERLAMWQAPSSTTGVSSSMWTPNVEVPIRLWLASLSAHLFLHPAWKKAKPWDKARCWRIQLVTH, encoded by the exons ATGAAGCGGTTCATGGCCATGTTAAGCAGGAACAAACACAAGGATCCCCCACCCACCAAGCTGCTGGATCTAGCGGGGCAGCTTTGCCGGGACCTCCAGAGCTCATTCCCTAATCTGGAGAAGCTGGTTGGGGCCGTGATGAGATGCAAacaaaagatgcattttctcACTAACATCCACGTTGTCCGAGCTTGTGTGTTTGTTCACATCCGTAACGGGCAGCATGACACAGCCTGCAGGCTCCTGGAG TGTTGCAGGgcagaagagaaggaggagctgGTGCAACTTTGGCATGAGATTCACTACCATAGGATTATGGAGaaacaccacagagattttCTGACACCACTGCAGAAATTTCGTTGCAGGAAGAG GAATCCTCCACCTATTTCCCTTTGTCCTGAGGGCTTGAAAAATCGAAACTATTCCAATGAAGTACGCCAGCAGCTGTACAAATTTGCTGCAGAAGTGACAACAAATCCAAACAAGAAACAACGG GAGGGATTAGCTCAGGACATGAACCTGCAGCCAGCTCAGGTCTATAACTGGTTTGCAAATTATCGACGACGTCAAAAATCCCGCATCTGTCGTGAGGAAAAGCTTAACTACTTGTGCCCTGAGGGGACCTTGATGCACCATGCAAAGGATCAGCAGAATAGAGGATCCTACACTCCACAAACTGCAG GTGGATCTTATGTAGGCATTGGCTCTGAGCAGACAGAGATAAACCTCATGCCCTGTGACCCAGGGTGGGAGCAGGCAGCTACAGACATGGATAAGTCTCCAGAAGGAATGTACTTAAAGATGCTGGAATCCAG CTTTATTCAGAGCAGTGCACTGTGCGAACCAAGGACAAGCAAGGCATTGATGACTCACATCACTGAACAACCTGTAGCTTTTTTCAGTGAGGCTGTGCTGGAACCAGGAACCTGCTTTAACTCTACCGTCTttcagcccagagaagcagCAAGCAGTATTGACGCTGGCCCCCAGCTGGATAACTTTGTTGTGTGCTCTTGTGGGTCCCTTATCTTCCCAGGTGAACGTCTGGCCATGTGGCAGGCCCCTTCCAGCACCACAGGAGTCTCCAGCTCCATGTGGACCCCAAATGTAGAAG